CTAATCATCAAGGATGAGCATCAAGGGGGCTAATAATTCTGATCCTGGTAGCTTCTGCTTTTTGTTCAataatttgtttctgtgtgcaaagtgaaataatgaaagcaTCCAAAACAAAAACTCGGACGTTTGGAAAAGCTGTGTTAAAAATTCCTTGATCTGCTAAACAGcactttggatttttttgaaaaaaaaaaaaaaattcataggggggctaataattttgtcttcagCTGTACATGGTATTTACAAGTGTATGAAAACTTTAGTTCACAACTGTACATGTTGATGCATCTGCAGGTTGGATTATAACGTAAAAAGCAAATTTTAAGAACtgtatacaggaggtcctcgtcTTACGTCGGAATTCCGTTCCTACGGCGCGACGTAACTCGATTTTCATTGTAAGTCGGAACTCGCACATGTCACATATGTGGCATACAAccagcgaatgtaaacaaagccatgtTCCTTGTATAGCGCCTTGTGACAATGTATTCGTTCGCTCCGTTGGTCAACTAGTTCTCGTTTTAACATTGCAAATGCCGTACGTCGGAATAAATGATCCAGACTTTATAGGAGATTGCGACGTAACCaggaaacgccgtaggtcggtTACAGTTGtgtgctgttgttgtgctaAATTCATCAAGTTaagttttcctcttttactGCTGAATCAAgctcaatttaatttggctttttacaAATACATATCAAATTTCAACTAGACCAAAAATCAGAATTTGCCTGAATAAATTTAGCTTTGCCTTTTGGGAGACAGATGTTGTGTACTTGCTCTAACAGGTTTTCTATCTCAGCGGCTGTGGGTTATAATCTGTGGCTGgagaagtgaaattagacatGAATAGATCCTTCAGAAGGCAGCTGTTTAAATTAATGACAGAGAATGCAGTATTTGAATTAATCAATCTAAAATTTTACAggtgtcattttaaatatctacagtttatgataaaaatgtttcaagaaaatcagagatggttgagcagaaggaACCTGATGACTTGAGATGTAAAAACCCGGCTGTcattttaatatgtttaatgATAACATATATGAGAGTATTGAATTAGTGCcagtgaaaaacacacatagaaacCACTGACCTCGGCCCCGTGTCGAGCTTTATTGTACCCGTCCAGCACCGTGTCGATCACAGACCTCTGCTTGTCTCTGAACATGCAGTGGGAGTTTCGGAGCTGCAGAAGCCACGTACGAAACCGTTTTCCTGTCACAGCCGTGGACGTTCCTCCCAGCTCACGGAAAGGAAAGTCTGAAGACACGAAGTGGAGATGTTGAGGTAACAGCGACGTGTGTTGTCACGgcaacagagacaaaaataagCTCACCTGTGTCCCTGATGGCATCAAGTGCTTTCATCCTGTACAGGTAGTCGTAGGaacctgcaacacaaacacagactgttCAGGAgtgttgtgtaaatgtgtgtgtgtgtgtgtgtgtgcgtgcgtgcgtgcgtgcgtgcgtgcgtgcgtgcgtgcgtgcgtgcgtgcgtgcgtgcgtgttcCTCTAACCTGACTGCTCTCTCTGATTCAGCCGGTCATCGTCTGGCGACAGCAGACGAGGCTCAAAGTGGATTTTCTGGACGAGGCACAGTTTGGCTTCAATTTCTTGTCTCCgctcctgcagcagaaacacaagaaaaaaacaacaagctgtaaaaaaaagacaccTAAATAGAACAGAATCAAACTTCTGGTGTGTTTTACCTTCGGTGCGTTGTGGCCGAGAGGAACATGAGGTCCTCTACGAGATTTCATGGCAAGTCGCATAATTTGTCTTTTGACGAagataaaaagcaaaacaaagaccTGGAAGAAAGTGAAGAGTTAGAAAAATCTTTCACTGTGAATGTGAAATCTGGACTAAATGATGATAAGGTTTGAAATAAACTAATGAATTCAATTTGCTCACAGCGCAGACAGAATATAAATGATACAGCTGAAGCCAGAAGTGAAGGGCTA
This genomic stretch from Amphiprion ocellaris isolate individual 3 ecotype Okinawa chromosome 9, ASM2253959v1, whole genome shotgun sequence harbors:
- the c9h1orf43 gene encoding protein C1orf43 homolog, whose protein sequence is MRIDSLLSRINVVLVMAYGSLVFVLLFIFVKRQIMRLAMKSRRGPHVPLGHNAPKERRQEIEAKLCLVQKIHFEPRLLSPDDDRLNQREQSGSYDYLYRMKALDAIRDTDFPFRELGGTSTAVTGKRFRTWLLQLRNSHCMFRDKQRSVIDTVLDGYNKARHGAEAFGEAEYVKYQEALTELASIVKSHGGGGGGTPSQRHQSAAKDLTISSEPAGTSPSSPTQTTYLTSSMQHRSKRPRHFLELKSFKDNYNTLDSTL